AGTCCCTGGGACTCGATGTGAAGTTGGTTGAAAAATAGGTTTCTGAATAAATGTATAAATTGGCATTTGGAAATCTTTGTCGTAGTGCAGATAAGAAAAAGGAGTAAGAGGTGGCTACATTACCCTCAAATATACCTAAACCCCTGCAGAAAAAGCCCTCAGAATTTTCTGCCATTCAGGTGCAGATTGCTTCGCCCGATACCATTTTCTCCTGGTCCTTCGGAGAGGTGACCAAACCTGAGACTATTAACTACCGTTCTTTTAAACCGGAGCGGGATGGGCTTTTCTGCGAGCGCATTTTCGGCCCCGTGAAAGACTGGGAGTGCAACTGCGGCAAATACAAGCGAATCCGCTTTCGGGGCATTGTTTGTGACCGTTGCGGAGTGGAAGTTACGCAGTCGAAAGTCCGTCGCGAAAGAATGGGCCATATAGAGCTGGCGGTGCCGGTTACCCATATCTGGTTTGTAAAGTCATTGCCGTCTCGTATCGGCTATCTGCTCGACCTCTCCGTTCGCGAACTGGAAAAGATTATCTACTACGAAGCGTATATCGTAATCGACCCGGGAAATACCTCATATCAGGAGCGCGATATCCTGACGGAAGAAGAGTACCAGGAACTGGTCGAAAGCGGCAAGCAGTTTGACGCCCGGATGGGCGCGGAAGCCATCAGAGAACTTTTGGCGAAGATCGATATCGAGCAGCTTTCCATCGACCTGCGGGCTCAGGTCAAAGTGGAGACATCCGCTCAAAGACAGAAAGACGCTCTCAAACGGCTGCGCATTGTGGAAGCCTTTCGTCAGTCCAGCAACCGACCGGAATGGATGGTGATGAATGTCATCCCGGTTATTCCGCCCGACCTCCGTCCACTGGTGCCGCTCGAAGGCGGTCGCTTCGCAACCTCTGACCTGAACGACCTATATCGTCGGGTAATCAATCGCAACAACCGACTTAAGAAACTTATCGATATACAGGCGCCCGATGTCATCCTGCGCAATGAAAAGAGAATGCTTCAGGAAGCGGTCGACGCCCTCTTTGACAACGGTCGCCGCACTCATTCTGTTCGCGGCGATTCCAAGCGCCCCCTGAAATCTCTATCTGACCTTCTGAAAGGCAAACAGGGAAGATTCCGCCAGAATCTCCTGGGCAAGCGCGTTGACTACTCCGGCCGCTCCGTGATTGTGGTCGGTCCGGAACTGAAAATCTATCAGTGCGGTCTGCCCAAGAATATGGCGCTGGAACTCTTCAAACCTTTCATCATTATGAAACTTGAGGAGAAAGGATACGTCCAGACCGTCAAATCCGCCAAAAAATTGGTGGAGCGGGAACGTCCCGAAGTCTGGGATATTCTCGAGGAAATTATCGAAGACCACCCGATTCTTTTGAACCGTGCCCCTACTTTGCATCGGCTTGGAATTCAGGCTTTCTATCCGGTGCTTGTAGAAGGAAAAGCGATACGGCTCCACCCCCTGGTCTGCGCCGCTTTCAACGCCGACTTTGACGGCGACCAGATGGCGGTGCATGTCCCTCTGTCGTTCGAAGCGCAGCTGGAAGCGCGGCTCCTTATGCTCTCTTCCAACAACCTGCTGCTGCCTTCCTCCGGCAGACCGGTGGTGACGCCATCGCAGGATATGGTTATCGGCTGTTATTATCTCACCAAGACTCGCACCGGCGAGAAAGGGGAGGGGATGATATTCCACTCCACCGATGAAGCCCTGGCTGCTCACGCCGCCGGCGAACTTGGCTTGCATTCTCGGATAAAAGTCCGAATC
The DNA window shown above is from Candidatus Zixiibacteriota bacterium and carries:
- the rpoC gene encoding DNA-directed RNA polymerase subunit beta', whose product is MATLPSNIPKPLQKKPSEFSAIQVQIASPDTIFSWSFGEVTKPETINYRSFKPERDGLFCERIFGPVKDWECNCGKYKRIRFRGIVCDRCGVEVTQSKVRRERMGHIELAVPVTHIWFVKSLPSRIGYLLDLSVRELEKIIYYEAYIVIDPGNTSYQERDILTEEEYQELVESGKQFDARMGAEAIRELLAKIDIEQLSIDLRAQVKVETSAQRQKDALKRLRIVEAFRQSSNRPEWMVMNVIPVIPPDLRPLVPLEGGRFATSDLNDLYRRVINRNNRLKKLIDIQAPDVILRNEKRMLQEAVDALFDNGRRTHSVRGDSKRPLKSLSDLLKGKQGRFRQNLLGKRVDYSGRSVIVVGPELKIYQCGLPKNMALELFKPFIIMKLEEKGYVQTVKSAKKLVERERPEVWDILEEIIEDHPILLNRAPTLHRLGIQAFYPVLVEGKAIRLHPLVCAAFNADFDGDQMAVHVPLSFEAQLEARLLMLSSNNLLLPSSGRPVVTPSQDMVIGCYYLTKTRTGEKGEGMIFHSTDEALAAHAAGELGLHSRIKVRIDGNLTETSVGRIIFNGIIPKGMTFFNEVASKGKLEQLVLNCYRQVGTAMTVEFLDKLKALGFEYATQAGVTVSIEDMLIPEEKARLIENAQKEVDKIRKRYERGV